The Candidatus Dependentiae bacterium genomic sequence TTCAAGATAATATTAATTGGGCAAATTACTTAGAAGCCGAGGTAAAAAAGCAAAATTGCTATCGTATTGTTGCTAGTTGTTCATATAGTGGACCTGAGGAAGTAGCTCAAGAATTTATCCACTTTATTCAAGAGCTCTAAAATATTTTACGTTGGTTGAAGTATTAAAATTTTTCTTAAACCTTTATTAAAAGTTTTAATTCTTGTATAGCCATCATGGGTAAAAGCTTGCTTTTTATTAAACGCTAATACTACAAGACCATACTTATCTAGGCAACTTTTAACGTTGTTTAAAAGTAGTTGTATGGGATTATTCCCTTCTTGAGTGCCGTGCCATTGAGTTAGGGCTCCATAGGGAACATCGGCAAATACCAGGTTGATCTTTGTGATTTCTGGGGGCAAATTAGTTGCGTCAAGAATATTATACTCAAACGTTTGTAAAGTGATATCTTTTGGGATTTTATTCTTAAGATGAAGAGCGCTTTTAAGTGCATCTCTATGCGAGTCTTTATCATACTCATCTATAAAGTTGCGCAGCTCTTGAGTGCGATTTTCTAGTCCTGTAAGCGTAAGAAGAGAGAGGTTTTTACGAGCAAATTCTACCATAGTCTTATCTCTATCAGAGGCAAAAATGGCTTTTATTTTAGAACCATACAAAAAGCCTAAAACAGTCAGAGAATATGCTGTGCCGCATAAAGGATCGTAGATACGGTAAGGAGTTCGTTGATTTTTTGATATAAAATAGGTATCACACCACTCAAAAATTTCGTTACTTAATCGCACAGGGAAGCTTGTAGCTCCAGGTGCTCCATATAATACTCGCCCGCTTGAGTAATCTTCATAATTTATTTTTTTGTTGATAGTATTTTTCTTTAAGTTATTCATACTGTTATTTTTGGTATCTCGTATAGGTGTTTATTATAGTAGTATAGTAATGTAGTTTATAGTTAGTTTACGTATTTTTAAGTATAAGCTCTACTTGTGATTTAACTTTTAAGTTATCTGAACTTTTTTTTATTTCATGTAATTGAGCGTAAAAAGTATCATCCCCAATTTTAAGAGCTAGTCTGGCATATTCACGTAACTCTCTTCTAGGTTTATTCTTAACTACATTAATAATAATTTCTTGTAACTGTTTTTTCTGTTGTTCTGATACATTTATTTTTTTTAGTAATCGTATAATCTTTTCTTTTATGTAACCAGATCTAAAAAAATAAGGGTTAACCTCAAGATAATCAATTGCAATTTGTGTGGTATTTGGATCTTGTGCTTTAAGTAGTTGCAGACCATGCTCTAATCCTCCGGGAAAAGCAAGCTGATCATACAGACTCTGTAATTGTTCAGTAGCTTGTTGCCAAGTTAGAGGGTGTTTAACTTTGTCTTTGTATGATTGATTAACTTTCGTTACTAACGCCGTTATAGTTTGAGCATTGTTTAAAATAAGTGATGCTAATTTATTTTTCATAGTTATTTCCCAAAAAAGTAATGGCATCGTTCCAAGATACGATCAAATTCATGCATATTAGCAGTTAACGAGTCTTGCCCTCTGATGAATGTTATACCAAGTATACCTGATTCTTTAGGTGCAAAATAGATAAGTTCATCACGCGATTTCCCTAAAGCATTAGTCATAGTTACTTTTACATTTATCATATACTGTAGTTCATCTAGATTAGGCTGATTTTTCAATGTTATCAAATGGCCTTGTACGGGGACTATGCGTTTATCGCTTGTAAGCTCTTTAGCTCCTAATCCAGCGCAATTAAATACAATAGATTCGTTTACATCATCAAAACTATCTAATGTTACTTGAGTTATTGGTATACCAAGCTCGATTCTTATTTTTTGTAATTCTTGCATAAGCACCGGTGCATTTATAAATAGTGTGGTGTATTTAAAAACGTCATAACAGTTACCATTGCCAAAAGCAATAGATACTTTTTCTGGTGGATCTATAAGACCTTGCTCAATGTAGGGGGCAAAGCCAGGATCGATATCAAGACCATAGTAGGCTGGTATAAGTTTTGGTCCCTGCTTTATAAAAGGATGTTCACCGGCAATTATTTGCTTGTATGTTTTGTATGATTCTAACCCAAGAGTTGTAAAAGTAGCAATCTCTTGAGGTGTAGATGATTTGCGAGCTCGAGGAAAAAAGAAGCCAGCAGCTTTATACGATGCTATGTCTTCAGTTTCTTTGGCAATAATATGTACTTGATGACCTTTACGAGCTAGTAGTATAGCAGTTAGTAAGCCGTAGCAGCCAGCACCAATAATAGCTAGAGGCTTATCTTTAAAGTGTGCATGGTCTTTAAGCTGGTGTTCAAGTTGTCGAATAGATTCATTTACGCAGCCAAAAAGAAAAGTCCATCCAGCGCCACCTTGGCCATAATTATGACATATAAGCTTGTTTTCTCGTATTTGAGTTGATACTTCAAATATACGTTCGCGATGCGCACGTATACATACAATCTTTTCTTTAATATGTTCAGGAGAAAATTGCGGCGGTGTTAACTGTATAACTTTTTTTGTATTCAAATGGGAGAGCTTTTTTTATAATAATTATTTTTATTTTTAAGTTTATCATGCCTAAATTAAA encodes the following:
- a CDS encoding FAD-dependent oxidoreductase, with amino-acid sequence MNTKKVIQLTPPQFSPEHIKEKIVCIRAHRERIFEVSTQIRENKLICHNYGQGGAGWTFLFGCVNESIRQLEHQLKDHAHFKDKPLAIIGAGCYGLLTAILLARKGHQVHIIAKETEDIASYKAAGFFFPRARKSSTPQEIATFTTLGLESYKTYKQIIAGEHPFIKQGPKLIPAYYGLDIDPGFAPYIEQGLIDPPEKVSIAFGNGNCYDVFKYTTLFINAPVLMQELQKIRIELGIPITQVTLDSFDDVNESIVFNCAGLGAKELTSDKRIVPVQGHLITLKNQPNLDELQYMINVKVTMTNALGKSRDELIYFAPKESGILGITFIRGQDSLTANMHEFDRILERCHYFFGK